A region from the Geobacillus vulcani PSS1 genome encodes:
- a CDS encoding 4a-hydroxytetrahydrobiopterin dehydratase, with translation MRLTEEEVQALLAKADGWKLTDERWIVKKYRFQDYLQGIEFVRRIAAISENANHHPFISIDYKLITVKLSSWRAKGLTTLDFDLAKQYDEVYEQMKQGEGE, from the coding sequence GTGCGGTTAACCGAAGAGGAAGTGCAAGCGCTGCTTGCCAAAGCAGACGGCTGGAAGCTCACCGACGAGCGGTGGATCGTGAAAAAATACCGCTTTCAAGACTACTTGCAAGGCATTGAGTTCGTCCGGCGAATCGCCGCCATTTCCGAAAACGCCAACCACCATCCGTTCATTTCCATCGACTACAAGTTGATCACCGTAAAACTGTCCTCATGGCGTGCGAAAGGGTTGACGACGCTCGATTTTGACTTGGCGAAGCAGTATGATGAGGTGTATGAGCAGATGAAGCAGGGGGAAGGGGAATGA
- a CDS encoding Uma2 family endonuclease, with protein MDVKPTERQKKRYTYQDYVKWDGRWELINGVPYNMAPAPSFVHQSIVGELYVALRAFFREKGCTVVMAPFDIRLDEQGDYEQAKHVVQPDISVICDQSQIGSRGCDGPPDLVVEVLSPSTALKDRNEKYMLYEQFGVKEYWIVDPLHRTVEVYGRGEKGYEKRNVFGERDALVSFLFAELSIPLADVFQSNHRE; from the coding sequence ATGGACGTGAAGCCGACAGAGCGGCAAAAGAAACGGTATACGTATCAAGATTATGTCAAGTGGGACGGAAGGTGGGAGCTGATCAACGGCGTGCCCTACAACATGGCACCAGCTCCTTCATTTGTCCACCAGTCTATCGTCGGGGAATTGTATGTCGCTTTGCGGGCATTTTTTCGTGAAAAAGGATGCACGGTGGTCATGGCGCCATTTGATATACGCCTTGATGAGCAGGGGGACTATGAACAGGCGAAGCATGTCGTGCAACCAGATATCAGCGTCATTTGCGATCAAAGCCAAATTGGCAGCCGAGGCTGCGATGGTCCGCCTGACTTGGTAGTGGAAGTGCTTTCACCCAGTACAGCGTTGAAAGATCGAAACGAAAAGTATATGTTGTACGAACAGTTTGGCGTCAAGGAATATTGGATCGTCGATCCGCTGCATCGGACGGTGGAAGTGTACGGCCGTGGTGAGAAAGGGTACGAGAAGCGGAATGTCTTTGGCGAACGCGATGCCCTTGTCTCATTTTTGTTTGCGGAGTTGTCCATTCCATTGGCTGACGTATTTCAAAGTAATCATAGAGAGTGA
- a CDS encoding 3-hydroxybutyrate dehydrogenase: MMVHRTALVTGAARGIGYEVAKTLATNGVNVVLADLKQEEVERAAESLRQLGCEAVGVKCDVTAEEEVKQTIQETAKRWGRLDIVVNNAGLQYVANIEDFPTEKFEQLIRVMLVGPFLAIKHAFPLMKKQRYGRIINMASINGLIGFAGKAAYNSAKHGVIGLTKVAALEGAPYGITVNALCPGYVDTELVRNQLADLAATRKVPLEKVLEEVIYPLVPQRRLLSVEEVAHYVLFLAGEQAKGVTGQAVVIDGGYTAQ; encoded by the coding sequence ATGATGGTGCATCGCACAGCCCTCGTCACCGGAGCGGCGCGGGGGATCGGCTATGAAGTAGCGAAAACGTTGGCGACCAACGGCGTGAACGTCGTGCTTGCCGACTTGAAGCAGGAAGAGGTGGAACGGGCGGCAGAGTCGTTGCGGCAGCTAGGTTGCGAGGCCGTCGGCGTCAAGTGTGATGTGACGGCGGAAGAAGAGGTGAAGCAAACGATCCAGGAAACGGCCAAACGGTGGGGGCGCCTCGATATTGTCGTGAACAACGCCGGTTTGCAATATGTCGCCAATATCGAAGACTTTCCGACCGAGAAGTTTGAGCAGTTGATCCGCGTCATGCTGGTTGGGCCGTTTTTGGCCATTAAGCATGCGTTTCCGTTGATGAAGAAGCAGCGCTACGGCCGCATCATCAACATGGCGTCGATCAACGGATTGATCGGGTTTGCCGGAAAAGCCGCCTACAACAGCGCAAAACACGGGGTAATCGGCTTGACGAAAGTGGCGGCGCTAGAAGGGGCACCGTACGGGATTACGGTGAACGCGCTTTGTCCGGGGTATGTCGACACAGAACTCGTCCGCAATCAGCTCGCTGATTTGGCGGCGACAAGAAAGGTGCCGCTTGAGAAGGTGCTCGAGGAAGTCATTTACCCGCTCGTGCCGCAGCGTCGGCTCTTGTCCGTTGAAGAAGTCGCCCATTATGTTCTCTTTTTGGCAGGCGAACAAGCGAAAGGCGTCACTGGGCAGGCGGTCGTGATCGATGGCGGGTATACGGCGCAATGA
- the murQ gene encoding N-acetylmuramic acid 6-phosphate etherase: MLEHLATEQRNEKTKHLDEMTTKEILHVMNEEDQAAVAAVAEQLDCIEKVVHLVIAAFRRGGRLIYVGAGTSGRLGLLDAVECPPTFGTEPSMVQAVLAGGPEAIAKAVEGAEDDEEAAVRDLQAVGLTENDVVIGIAASGRTPYVVSALRYAKQIGASTGSIACNKGAAISQYADAAVEIETGPEVLAGSTRLKAGTAQKMVLNMISTAAMVGIGKVYGNWMVDVQATNEKLKERAKRILIEATGVSAEEASRYYEQAKGEVKTAIVMILRQCGYEEAKKRLQQAKGFVRKALE, translated from the coding sequence TTGCTTGAACATCTTGCGACAGAACAACGAAACGAAAAAACGAAACATTTGGATGAAATGACGACAAAAGAAATTTTGCACGTCATGAACGAGGAAGATCAGGCCGCAGTTGCCGCAGTAGCTGAGCAACTTGATTGTATTGAAAAAGTCGTCCATCTTGTCATCGCCGCATTTCGGCGCGGCGGGCGGTTGATTTACGTCGGGGCGGGGACGAGCGGCCGGCTCGGATTGCTTGATGCGGTCGAATGCCCGCCGACATTTGGAACTGAACCGTCCATGGTGCAGGCGGTCCTTGCCGGAGGACCGGAAGCGATTGCGAAGGCGGTGGAAGGAGCGGAAGATGATGAAGAGGCTGCTGTTCGCGATTTACAGGCAGTCGGCTTGACGGAAAACGATGTTGTCATCGGCATTGCAGCAAGCGGCCGAACGCCGTATGTGGTCAGCGCCCTTCGTTATGCCAAACAAATCGGGGCATCGACCGGAAGCATCGCCTGCAATAAAGGAGCCGCCATCAGTCAGTATGCCGATGCGGCGGTGGAAATCGAAACAGGGCCGGAAGTGTTGGCTGGTTCAACGAGGTTAAAAGCTGGGACAGCGCAAAAAATGGTGCTCAACATGATTTCTACGGCAGCGATGGTCGGTATTGGCAAAGTGTATGGGAACTGGATGGTCGATGTACAGGCGACGAATGAAAAGTTAAAAGAGCGGGCAAAGCGCATTTTAATAGAGGCGACAGGAGTCAGCGCCGAAGAGGCGTCCCGCTATTATGAACAGGCCAAAGGGGAGGTGAAAACGGCGATCGTGATGATTTTGCGCCAATGCGGTTATGAAGAGGCAAAAAAACGACTGCAACAAGCAAAGGGGTTTGTGCGTAAAGCGCTTGAATAA
- a CDS encoding MurR/RpiR family transcriptional regulator: protein MNEIGILAKIEQQLEQLSPAEQKVAAYLLRHAELIPTMTTKELARAADTSEASVVRFCKAIGIGSFPGLKLALARELAMADMNINDFSIIDKPNAPYELFMKVTYVNKAAIEATTTTLDKRELEKAAEAMIKAKKMVFYGVGGSAAAAVDASYKFTKLGYMAATSPDFHTMLPLVAHLKEGDVFVAISTSGRTKDVLEIARFAKKQQATVIAITKLDPSSPLYKEADIRLALPDVEQDHRIGSMASRMVQLNVIDALYLITFHRVGSRVIERFHQTREEVVRLRR, encoded by the coding sequence ATGAATGAAATAGGGATCTTAGCGAAAATCGAACAGCAGCTCGAGCAATTGTCACCGGCGGAACAAAAAGTGGCTGCCTATCTTCTTCGCCATGCGGAGCTGATTCCGACGATGACCACCAAAGAGTTGGCGCGGGCAGCTGATACAAGCGAGGCGAGTGTCGTTCGCTTTTGCAAGGCGATCGGCATCGGCAGCTTTCCGGGATTGAAGCTGGCGCTTGCCCGTGAGTTGGCGATGGCGGATATGAACATTAATGATTTTTCCATCATTGACAAGCCGAATGCGCCGTATGAGCTGTTTATGAAAGTGACCTATGTGAATAAGGCGGCCATTGAGGCGACGACGACAACACTCGATAAGCGCGAGTTAGAAAAAGCCGCTGAGGCGATGATCAAAGCCAAGAAGATGGTTTTTTACGGAGTAGGCGGCTCCGCGGCCGCAGCGGTGGACGCTAGTTATAAGTTTACGAAGCTTGGCTACATGGCGGCAACATCGCCTGATTTTCATACGATGCTGCCACTGGTGGCCCATTTGAAAGAAGGAGATGTGTTCGTGGCCATATCGACGTCAGGGCGGACGAAAGATGTATTGGAGATCGCCCGGTTTGCCAAAAAGCAGCAGGCGACGGTCATTGCCATTACAAAGCTTGATCCTTCATCACCGTTATATAAGGAAGCGGATATTCGACTTGCGCTGCCGGATGTTGAGCAAGACCATCGCATTGGCAGTATGGCATCGAGAATGGTGCAGCTCAACGTGATCGATGCCTTGTATTTGATTACGTTCCATCGGGTGGGAAGCCGGGTCATTGAACGATTTCATCAAACAAGAGAAGAAGTGGTGCGGTTGCGGAGGTAA
- a CDS encoding YceI family protein has protein sequence MTTFQLDKAHSSITFQVRHMMISKAKGEFTNFDVDVQGDVNELESLKVKVTVDAASIDTKNADRDNHLRSADFFDVENYPTITFVSDSVRKLSDTEYEVTGQLTIRGVTRTETFKVEYNGQVKNPLTGGITVGFDVEGTINREDYGLVWNVALETGGFLVGKEVKLNASFEFALS, from the coding sequence ATGACAACATTCCAACTTGACAAAGCGCACAGCTCGATCACTTTTCAAGTCCGGCATATGATGATTTCCAAAGCAAAAGGGGAATTTACCAACTTTGACGTCGACGTGCAAGGCGATGTGAATGAACTGGAGTCGCTGAAAGTAAAGGTAACGGTTGACGCCGCTTCAATCGATACGAAAAACGCCGACCGCGACAACCACCTCCGCTCGGCCGACTTTTTCGACGTCGAGAACTATCCGACCATCACCTTTGTCAGCGACTCGGTGCGCAAACTGTCCGACACTGAATACGAAGTGACCGGACAGCTGACGATTCGCGGCGTGACGAGAACGGAAACGTTCAAAGTCGAATACAACGGTCAAGTGAAAAACCCGCTTACCGGCGGCATCACCGTCGGCTTTGACGTCGAAGGAACGATCAATCGTGAAGATTACGGATTGGTGTGGAACGTCGCGCTCGAAACTGGCGGATTCCTCGTCGGAAAAGAGGTAAAACTCAACGCCAGCTTTGAGTTCGCCCTCAGCTGA